From Micromonospora rhizosphaerae, the proteins below share one genomic window:
- a CDS encoding diacylglycerol/lipid kinase family protein — protein MRAVLVVNPKATTTSERSRDVLVRALRSEVDLSVRYTRRRGHAVDLAREAAEEGVDLVVTLGGDGTVNEVVNGLMAAEPPTFRTGATPADRLPALATVPGGSTNVFARALGLPREWPDGTSMILEGLRLGRSRTIGLGRADDRYFTFCAGFGIDAAVIHRVERARRRGRVSTPGLYLRSTVGQYFLASDRRHPAITLERPGEAAEGELATVIIQNTAPWTYLGDWEINPNPDASFDLGLDVLAMRRLRVASTARTVTQFFSRNADPHGRQALRLHDVSEFTVLSARPLAFQLDGDYLGEREKVRFTSVPAALRVIC, from the coding sequence ATGCGGGCCGTCCTGGTGGTCAACCCGAAGGCCACCACCACCAGCGAACGCAGCCGGGACGTCCTTGTCCGGGCGCTGCGCAGCGAAGTCGACCTGTCGGTGCGGTACACCCGCCGACGGGGCCACGCCGTGGACCTGGCGCGGGAGGCGGCCGAGGAGGGGGTCGACCTGGTGGTCACCCTCGGTGGTGACGGCACGGTCAACGAGGTGGTGAACGGCCTGATGGCGGCCGAGCCACCGACCTTCCGGACCGGTGCCACCCCCGCGGACCGGCTGCCGGCGCTGGCCACCGTCCCGGGCGGCTCCACCAACGTCTTCGCCCGCGCGCTCGGGCTTCCCCGCGAGTGGCCGGACGGCACGAGCATGATCCTGGAGGGGCTGCGGCTCGGCCGGTCGCGGACGATCGGGCTCGGCCGCGCCGACGACCGCTACTTCACCTTCTGCGCCGGCTTCGGCATCGACGCGGCGGTGATCCACCGGGTGGAGCGGGCGCGCAGGCGGGGCCGGGTCTCCACGCCCGGGCTCTACCTGCGGTCGACCGTGGGCCAGTACTTCCTTGCCTCCGACCGCCGGCACCCGGCGATCACACTGGAACGCCCCGGTGAGGCGGCCGAGGGCGAGCTGGCCACGGTCATCATCCAGAACACGGCGCCCTGGACCTACCTCGGCGACTGGGAGATCAACCCGAACCCGGACGCGTCCTTCGACCTGGGGCTGGACGTGCTGGCAATGCGTCGACTGCGGGTGGCCAGCACGGCACGGACGGTGACCCAGTTCTTCTCCCGAAACGCCGATCCCCATGGCCGTCAGGCGCTGCGGCTGCACGACGTGTCGGAGTTCACCGTGCTCTCGGCCCGTCCGCTGGCTTTCCAGCTGGACGGGGACTACCTCGGCGAGCGGGAGAAAGTTAGATTCACGTCCGTTCCGGCCGCACTGAGAGTAATCTGCTAG
- a CDS encoding WhiB family transcriptional regulator — translation MDWRHRAVCRDEDPELFFPIGTSGPALLQVEQAKAVCRRCPVTDQCLQWALESGQDAGVWGGMSEEERRAVKRRGGLRVLRAHSA, via the coding sequence ATGGACTGGCGCCACCGTGCTGTCTGCCGCGACGAGGACCCGGAGCTGTTCTTCCCGATCGGGACGTCCGGTCCGGCTCTGCTGCAGGTCGAGCAGGCCAAGGCCGTGTGCCGGCGGTGCCCCGTGACCGACCAGTGCCTGCAGTGGGCGCTCGAGTCGGGTCAGGACGCCGGCGTCTGGGGCGGGATGAGCGAGGAGGAGCGCCGCGCGGTCAAGCGCCGCGGCGGTCTCCGGGTGCTGCGCGCTCACTCCGCCTGA
- a CDS encoding sirohydrochlorin chelatase, producing the protein MRPARLTAPAADPVVLVAHGSRDPRAAEATRALARAVAAARPGTTVLPSWLDHTEPGPTAVLRGLAEAGRPQAVLVPLLLTAAYHRRVDIPAAVAAAREPGPAMDVRVTDVLGPADAAVDAALLAALRRRLAEADPGRFDALVLAAAGTRDPHARGSVGRVAAALGGELGVPCRVSYASAAPPSTGAAVTRLRAAGARRVAVAAYFLAPGRFHDAVVAAARAAGAVAVAGPLTDAPELADLVLRRAALAVDSKTPRRMARPGRAAVRLDQAE; encoded by the coding sequence GTGCGGCCTGCACGTCTGACCGCCCCCGCTGCCGACCCGGTGGTGCTGGTCGCCCACGGCAGCCGTGATCCACGGGCGGCCGAGGCGACCCGGGCGCTGGCCCGGGCCGTGGCGGCCGCCCGTCCCGGCACGACGGTGCTGCCGAGCTGGCTGGACCACACCGAGCCGGGGCCGACCGCGGTGCTGCGGGGCCTCGCCGAGGCGGGTCGGCCGCAGGCCGTGCTGGTGCCGTTGCTGCTCACCGCCGCGTACCACCGGCGGGTGGACATCCCGGCGGCGGTCGCCGCGGCCCGGGAGCCCGGTCCGGCGATGGACGTCCGGGTCACCGACGTGCTCGGCCCGGCGGACGCTGCGGTGGACGCCGCGCTGCTGGCCGCCCTGCGCCGCCGGCTGGCCGAGGCGGACCCGGGCCGGTTCGACGCGCTGGTGCTGGCGGCGGCGGGCACCCGCGATCCGCACGCCCGCGGCTCGGTGGGCCGGGTGGCCGCGGCCCTGGGCGGGGAGCTCGGGGTGCCCTGCCGGGTGTCGTACGCCTCGGCGGCGCCCCCGTCCACCGGTGCGGCGGTGACCCGGCTGCGCGCGGCCGGCGCCCGGCGGGTGGCGGTGGCCGCCTACTTCCTGGCGCCCGGCCGCTTCCATGACGCGGTCGTGGCGGCGGCCCGGGCTGCCGGCGCGGTGGCCGTGGCCGGCCCGCTCACCGACGCCCCCGAACTCGCCGACCTGGTCCTCCGCCGCGCCGCCCTGGCGGTGGACAGCAAGACGCCCCGGCGGATGGCTCGGCCGGGGCGTGCAGCTGTGCGGTTGGATCAGGCGGAGTGA
- a CDS encoding phosphoadenylyl-sulfate reductase has protein sequence MTLGSAANLGLVGIGGPTPVDPARRDPEELRALAEAAGRELEGAPALEIARWAADTFGDRFCVTSSMADAVLAHLVSRVAPGVDVIFLDTGLHFPETLRVRDEVARRLPVNVRSIRPRMTVGQQDGQYGPRLFNKSPDDCCQLRKVEPLERALTGYDAWAAGLRRDESPTRANTPVVAFDARRGKVKVNPIAAWSQRDVDAYISRYDIPVNELFSRGYGSIGCWPCTRRTKAGEDPRAGRWAMFEKTECGLHV, from the coding sequence ATGACTCTGGGCTCCGCGGCCAACCTGGGCCTGGTCGGGATCGGTGGCCCGACGCCGGTCGACCCGGCGCGGCGCGACCCCGAGGAGCTGCGCGCGCTGGCCGAGGCGGCCGGCCGGGAGCTGGAGGGCGCCCCGGCGCTGGAGATCGCCCGTTGGGCGGCCGACACCTTCGGTGACCGGTTCTGCGTGACCAGCTCGATGGCGGACGCGGTGCTGGCGCACCTGGTCTCCCGGGTCGCGCCCGGCGTCGATGTGATCTTCCTGGACACCGGCCTGCACTTCCCGGAGACGTTGCGGGTCCGCGACGAGGTGGCCCGGCGGCTTCCCGTGAACGTGCGCTCGATCCGTCCCCGGATGACGGTCGGGCAGCAGGACGGCCAGTACGGCCCGCGGCTGTTCAACAAGTCCCCGGACGACTGCTGCCAACTGCGCAAGGTGGAGCCGCTGGAGCGGGCTCTCACCGGGTACGACGCCTGGGCCGCCGGGCTGCGCCGGGACGAGTCGCCGACCCGGGCCAACACGCCGGTGGTGGCCTTCGACGCCCGGCGCGGCAAGGTCAAGGTCAACCCGATCGCGGCCTGGAGCCAGCGGGACGTGGACGCCTACATCTCCCGGTACGACATCCCGGTCAACGAGCTGTTCAGCCGCGGCTACGGCTCGATCGGCTGCTGGCCCTGCACCCGCCGCACGAAGGCGGGGGAGGACCCGCGGGCGGGCCGGTGGGCCATGTTCGAGAAGACCGAGTGCGGCCTGCACGTCTGA
- a CDS encoding IS1 family transposase, protein MSETRSAPLYCPYCGEEDLRPSEAGHGAWECHACARVFTVKFTGLLSKVMAR, encoded by the coding sequence TTGAGTGAGACACGTTCCGCACCTCTCTACTGCCCGTACTGCGGCGAGGAGGACCTGCGGCCGAGCGAGGCCGGGCACGGCGCCTGGGAGTGCCACGCCTGCGCCCGGGTCTTCACGGTGAAGTTCACCGGCCTGCTCAGCAAGGTGATGGCCCGGTGA
- a CDS encoding nitrite/sulfite reductase, which produces MAVSSTPTRPETPAPAARAARRPRGEGQWALGHREPLNANERIKKDDDPLNVRARIENIYAHRGFASIDPQDLRGRFRWWGLYTQRKAGIDGGRTAVLEPHELEDEFFMLRVRVDGGQLNLAQLRVIADISREFARDTADITDRQNIQFHWIRVEDVPEIWRRLEAVGLQTTEACGDCPRIVLGSPVAGVAEAELVDPTPAIDEIVRRYIGDKQFSNLPRKFKSSISWLVDTPYEANDIAFLGVDHPEHGPGFDLWVGGGLSTNPMLAQRLGVWVPLGEVPDVWAGVVGIFRDYGYRRLRNRARLKFLVADWGVGKFREVLEKEYLGRTLLDGPAPELPAKPMDHIGVHPQRDGRNYVGAAPVVGRVSGPQLARLADLVEAHGSDRVRLTPYQKLLVLDVAPERTESLVEALRGVGLEARPSAWRRGTMACTGIEYCKLAIVETKRRGEELVARLEERLRDFDADISIHLNGCPNACARTQVADIGLKGQLVVGPDGRQVEGFQVHLGGGLGMAQGQTAGFGRKLRGLKTTAEELPEYVERLARRYLAGRTEGETFANWVIRVDEEELR; this is translated from the coding sequence ATGGCGGTCAGCAGCACCCCGACCCGGCCCGAGACCCCGGCGCCCGCCGCGCGGGCGGCCCGCCGCCCGCGCGGTGAGGGGCAGTGGGCGCTCGGTCACCGCGAGCCGCTCAACGCCAACGAGCGGATCAAGAAGGACGACGACCCGCTGAACGTCCGGGCCCGGATCGAGAACATCTACGCCCACCGGGGCTTCGCCTCGATCGATCCGCAGGACCTGCGCGGCCGGTTCCGCTGGTGGGGGCTCTACACCCAGCGCAAGGCCGGCATCGACGGCGGGCGCACCGCCGTGCTGGAGCCGCACGAGCTGGAGGACGAGTTCTTCATGCTCCGGGTCCGGGTCGACGGCGGTCAGCTCAACCTGGCCCAGCTCCGGGTGATCGCCGATATCTCCCGGGAGTTCGCCCGGGACACCGCCGACATCACCGACCGGCAGAACATCCAGTTCCACTGGATCCGGGTCGAGGACGTGCCGGAGATCTGGCGCCGGCTGGAGGCGGTCGGCCTGCAGACCACCGAGGCCTGCGGTGACTGCCCGCGCATCGTGCTGGGCAGCCCGGTCGCCGGGGTGGCCGAGGCCGAGCTGGTCGACCCGACGCCGGCGATCGACGAGATCGTCCGCCGGTACATCGGCGACAAGCAGTTCTCCAACCTGCCGCGCAAGTTCAAGTCCTCGATCTCCTGGCTCGTGGACACCCCGTACGAGGCGAACGACATCGCCTTCCTCGGGGTGGACCACCCGGAGCACGGCCCCGGCTTCGACCTCTGGGTCGGCGGCGGCCTCTCCACCAACCCGATGCTGGCCCAGCGGCTCGGCGTCTGGGTGCCGCTGGGCGAGGTGCCGGACGTCTGGGCCGGCGTGGTCGGCATCTTCCGCGACTACGGCTACCGCCGGCTGCGCAACCGCGCCCGGCTGAAGTTCCTGGTCGCGGACTGGGGCGTGGGGAAGTTCCGCGAGGTACTGGAGAAGGAGTACCTGGGCCGGACGCTGCTCGACGGCCCGGCCCCGGAGCTGCCCGCGAAGCCGATGGACCACATCGGGGTGCACCCGCAGCGCGACGGGCGCAACTACGTGGGGGCCGCCCCGGTGGTGGGTCGGGTCTCCGGCCCGCAGCTGGCCCGGCTCGCCGACCTGGTCGAGGCGCACGGCAGCGACCGGGTCCGGCTCACCCCGTACCAGAAGCTGCTGGTGCTCGACGTGGCGCCGGAGCGGACGGAGTCGCTGGTCGAAGCGCTGCGCGGGGTCGGCCTGGAGGCCCGGCCGTCGGCCTGGCGGCGCGGCACCATGGCCTGCACCGGCATCGAGTACTGCAAGCTCGCCATCGTCGAGACCAAGCGGCGCGGCGAGGAGCTGGTGGCCCGGCTGGAGGAGCGGCTGCGCGACTTCGACGCCGACATCTCCATCCACCTCAACGGCTGCCCGAACGCCTGCGCGCGGACCCAGGTCGCCGACATCGGCCTCAAGGGCCAGCTCGTGGTCGGCCCGGACGGCCGGCAGGTGGAGGGCTTTCAGGTGCACCTCGGCGGCGGCCTCGGCATGGCGCAGGGGCAGACCGCCGGCTTCGGCCGCAAGCTGCGCGGCCTGAAGACCACCGCCGAGGAGCTTCCGGAGTACGTGGAACGGCTGGCCCGCCGCTACCTGGCCGGCCGGACCGAGGGCGAGACGTTCGCCAACTGGGTGATCAGGGTCGACGAGGAGGAATTGCGTTGA
- a CDS encoding glycosyltransferase family 39 protein, with the protein MRRVTRWAGLVWLGPTLLTLIVTLAGIDRAQLWRDELATWSAATRPVGDLLRLAGTIDAATGPYYLLMHGWVAVFGDSTTALRLPSVLAMAGAAGLTALLGQRLLGARVGLLAGLLFAVLPGTSRYAQEARPYALATLLAVLATLLLVDALRRPAWSRWAGYAVAVAALGLTHLIALTLLAAHALAVLTTLRTGERRAWRWLVALLPAVLLAAPLVLLARGQRSRQLDWVDLARLSDLIALPSGVAQSGPVGGLVLGLAALGAARLGRRALLSGGCVLLPVLLVFAAGLVVPLWVPRYLVFTVPFGCLLAGAALASVPVAPALTLVALAGVLGLPDQAALRRTHEWPRSATVDYRGVARVIADHEQPGDTIVFSPRDSWLFPDVGTAYHLRGRRPRDVLVVRDQRQRADLWASECDRPAECLAGVRRVWLVVTGQRNNPVAAVPGAKGAALRDGFTVQQVWPRPGLTVALLTR; encoded by the coding sequence ATGCGGCGCGTGACGCGGTGGGCGGGGCTGGTCTGGCTCGGGCCGACGCTGCTCACCCTGATCGTCACCCTCGCCGGGATCGATCGGGCCCAGCTGTGGCGGGACGAGCTGGCGACCTGGAGCGCGGCGACCCGCCCGGTCGGGGACCTGCTCCGGCTGGCCGGCACGATCGACGCCGCGACCGGGCCCTACTACCTGCTGATGCACGGCTGGGTCGCGGTGTTCGGCGACTCGACCACCGCGCTGCGGCTGCCCTCCGTGCTGGCCATGGCCGGGGCGGCCGGGCTCACCGCCCTGCTCGGCCAGCGGCTGCTCGGCGCCCGGGTCGGCCTGCTCGCGGGGCTGCTCTTCGCCGTCCTCCCCGGCACCTCCCGGTACGCCCAGGAGGCCCGCCCGTACGCGCTGGCCACGCTCCTCGCCGTGCTGGCCACCCTGCTCCTGGTCGACGCGCTGCGGCGACCGGCGTGGTCACGCTGGGCCGGCTACGCCGTCGCCGTCGCCGCGCTCGGGCTGACCCATCTCATCGCGCTCACCCTGCTCGCCGCGCACGCCCTGGCGGTGCTGACCACCTTGCGGACAGGTGAACGTCGCGCGTGGCGGTGGCTGGTGGCGCTGCTGCCGGCCGTCCTGCTGGCGGCCCCGCTGGTGCTGCTGGCCCGGGGGCAACGATCCCGGCAGCTCGACTGGGTGGACCTGGCCCGGCTGAGCGACCTGATTGCGCTGCCGAGCGGGGTGGCGCAGAGCGGCCCGGTGGGTGGGCTGGTGCTCGGCCTCGCCGCGCTGGGCGCGGCACGGCTCGGCCGGCGGGCGCTGCTGTCGGGGGGGTGCGTCCTGCTGCCCGTGCTGCTGGTCTTCGCCGCCGGGCTGGTCGTACCGCTCTGGGTGCCGCGCTACCTGGTCTTCACCGTGCCGTTCGGCTGCCTGCTGGCCGGCGCGGCCCTGGCCAGCGTGCCGGTGGCGCCGGCGCTCACGCTGGTGGCGCTGGCCGGGGTGCTGGGCCTGCCCGACCAGGCGGCGCTGCGCCGCACCCACGAGTGGCCGCGCAGCGCCACGGTGGACTACCGGGGCGTGGCCCGGGTGATCGCCGACCATGAGCAGCCCGGTGACACGATCGTCTTCTCGCCCCGGGACAGCTGGCTCTTCCCCGACGTCGGCACCGCGTACCACCTGCGGGGGCGGCGGCCGCGCGACGTGCTGGTGGTTCGCGACCAGCGGCAGCGCGCGGACCTCTGGGCCAGCGAGTGCGACCGGCCGGCGGAGTGCCTGGCCGGCGTGCGACGGGTCTGGCTGGTGGTGACCGGACAGCGGAACAACCCGGTGGCCGCCGTGCCCGGGGCGAAGGGCGCGGCGCTGCGGGACGGCTTCACCGTCCAGCAGGTCTGGCCCCGCCCCGGCCTGACCGTCGCCCTCCTCACCCGCTGA
- a CDS encoding sensor histidine kinase, translated as MSTLRDLAEEHTQLRPADIDHLHRIAGDWQLLSDLSFADLLLWVPVDGEGTFLCVAQVRPTTAPTAYLDDQVGRIVGGPEVAHLEVAHRQGRIWREGDPVWYGDVPARHEAIPVRLRSADGENGEIIAVVGRDTNLSTARTPSQLELNYLTTADDLAQMIADGTFPPPRHPGETTSAPRVGDGLVRLDANGKVTYASPNAQSAYRRLGYASHLVGEDLAKLHRRLADDPLEGTDAGNAVLAALRGEAPPRREIDARGATMLTRALPLMPAGVPIGALVLVRDITEVRRRDRALMTKDATIREIHHRVKNNLQTVAALLRLQARRVAMPEARVALEESVRRVASIALVHETLSMSSDEAVEFDGIVDRVASAATEVAATEVTVRMRRSGSFGVLPAEIATSLVMVLNELLLNAVEHGFPPAAADGELPSEPVGDAGLPPEVVVSAHRLRKELHVSVADNGRGLPEQFDAESGSRLGLQIVRALVTGELRGTIELRNGTTGGTEAVLVVPLARPGADRLTA; from the coding sequence GTGTCCACGCTGCGCGACCTCGCCGAGGAGCACACCCAGCTCCGCCCGGCCGACATCGATCACCTGCACCGGATCGCCGGCGACTGGCAGCTGCTCTCCGACCTCTCCTTCGCCGACCTGCTGCTCTGGGTGCCGGTGGACGGCGAGGGCACCTTCCTCTGCGTGGCCCAGGTCCGCCCGACGACCGCGCCGACCGCGTACCTCGACGACCAGGTGGGCCGGATCGTCGGTGGGCCGGAGGTGGCCCACCTGGAGGTCGCCCACCGGCAGGGCCGGATCTGGCGGGAGGGCGACCCCGTCTGGTACGGCGACGTGCCCGCCCGGCACGAGGCGATCCCCGTCCGGCTGCGCAGCGCCGACGGAGAGAACGGCGAGATCATCGCGGTGGTCGGCCGGGACACCAACCTCTCCACGGCCCGCACGCCCAGCCAGCTCGAACTGAACTACCTCACCACCGCCGACGACCTGGCCCAGATGATCGCCGACGGCACCTTCCCGCCGCCGCGGCACCCCGGCGAGACCACCTCGGCGCCGCGGGTGGGCGACGGGCTGGTCCGGCTGGACGCCAACGGCAAGGTCACCTACGCCAGCCCGAACGCGCAGTCCGCGTACCGGCGGCTGGGATACGCCTCCCACCTGGTGGGGGAGGACCTGGCCAAGCTGCACCGCCGGCTGGCCGACGACCCGCTGGAGGGCACCGACGCCGGGAACGCCGTCCTGGCTGCGCTGCGCGGCGAGGCGCCGCCCCGGCGGGAGATCGACGCCCGGGGCGCGACCATGCTCACCCGGGCGCTGCCGCTGATGCCGGCCGGCGTGCCGATCGGCGCGCTGGTGCTGGTCCGCGACATCACCGAGGTACGCCGCCGGGATCGGGCGCTGATGACCAAGGACGCCACCATCCGGGAGATCCACCACCGGGTGAAGAACAACCTCCAGACCGTCGCCGCCCTGCTGCGCCTGCAGGCCCGCCGGGTCGCCATGCCCGAGGCCCGGGTCGCCCTGGAGGAGTCGGTACGCCGGGTCGCCTCGATCGCCCTGGTGCACGAGACGCTCTCCATGTCCAGCGACGAGGCGGTCGAGTTCGACGGCATCGTCGACCGGGTGGCCAGCGCGGCGACCGAGGTCGCGGCGACCGAGGTGACGGTCCGCATGCGGCGTTCGGGCAGCTTCGGCGTACTGCCCGCCGAGATCGCCACCTCGCTGGTGATGGTCCTCAACGAGCTGCTGCTCAACGCCGTCGAGCACGGATTCCCGCCGGCCGCCGCCGACGGCGAGCTGCCCTCGGAGCCGGTCGGGGACGCCGGCCTGCCGCCCGAGGTGGTGGTCTCGGCGCACCGGCTCCGCAAGGAGTTGCACGTCTCGGTCGCCGACAACGGGCGCGGCCTGCCCGAGCAGTTCGACGCCGAAAGCGGCAGCCGGCTGGGGCTCCAGATCGTCCGGGCGCTGGTGACCGGGGAGCTGCGCGGCACCATCGAGCTGCGCAACGGCACCACCGGCGGCACGGAGGCGGTGCTGGTCGTCCCGCTGGCCCGCCCCGGCGCCGACCGCCTAACCGCCTGA
- a CDS encoding SIS domain-containing protein, which translates to MAADIDEQPAGYERLLSAEHAGAIARVAAVIAERRPRHVVLTARGTSDHAALYAAYLTEIRLGLPAGLASPSAITVFGARPDLSDALVVGVSQSGGSPDLAEVLRVARASGALTLAVTNAPGSPLAETAELSVDIAAGHERAVAATKTYTAELLALLMLIEGVRAGDGVLPAEERSALAALPELATRTLADPTPAQLAPRYRFAAQLVTTGRGYAYPTAREAALKLMETSYLPALAFSGADLLHGPLAMTDPDVPVLAVVGSGPGGRSMREVLPRLGERRADVVVVGSADVEATARMAVPEVDERYAPLLDILPLQRLALALALTRGEDPDAPRGLRKITATM; encoded by the coding sequence ATGGCGGCCGACATCGACGAGCAGCCGGCCGGTTACGAGCGCCTGCTCTCCGCCGAGCACGCCGGGGCGATCGCCCGGGTGGCGGCCGTGATCGCCGAGCGCCGCCCCCGGCACGTGGTCCTCACCGCGCGCGGCACCTCCGACCACGCCGCCCTCTACGCGGCGTACCTGACCGAGATCCGCCTCGGCCTCCCGGCCGGCCTCGCCTCGCCGAGCGCGATCACCGTCTTCGGCGCCCGGCCGGACCTCTCCGACGCCCTGGTAGTCGGGGTCAGCCAGAGCGGCGGCTCGCCCGACCTCGCCGAGGTGCTGCGGGTGGCCCGGGCCTCCGGCGCGCTCACCCTCGCGGTCACCAACGCTCCCGGCTCCCCGCTGGCGGAGACCGCCGAGCTCTCGGTGGACATCGCCGCCGGGCATGAGCGGGCGGTCGCCGCCACCAAGACGTACACCGCCGAGCTGCTCGCGCTGCTGATGCTGATAGAGGGCGTGCGGGCCGGCGACGGGGTGCTCCCGGCCGAGGAACGATCCGCCCTCGCCGCGCTGCCCGAGCTCGCCACCCGCACGCTGGCCGACCCCACCCCGGCCCAGCTCGCGCCGCGCTACCGGTTCGCCGCCCAACTGGTCACCACCGGCCGCGGGTACGCGTACCCGACCGCCCGGGAGGCGGCGCTGAAGCTGATGGAGACCTCCTACCTGCCCGCGCTCGCCTTCTCCGGCGCCGACCTGCTGCACGGCCCCCTCGCCATGACCGACCCGGACGTGCCGGTGCTCGCGGTGGTCGGCTCCGGCCCCGGCGGCCGGTCGATGCGGGAGGTGCTGCCCCGGCTCGGCGAGCGCCGCGCCGACGTGGTGGTGGTCGGCTCCGCCGACGTCGAGGCGACCGCCCGGATGGCCGTCCCCGAGGTCGACGAGCGGTACGCCCCGCTGCTGGACATCCTGCCGCTGCAGCGGCTCGCCCTGGCGCTGGCGCTGACCCGCGGCGAGGACCCGGACGCGCCCCGGGGGCTGCGGAAGATCACCGCGACGATGTGA